One segment of Rhinatrema bivittatum chromosome 14, aRhiBiv1.1, whole genome shotgun sequence DNA contains the following:
- the TMEM147 gene encoding transmembrane protein 147 isoform X1: protein MTLFHFGNCFALAYFPYFITYKCSGLSEYNAFWRCVQAGATYLFVQLCKMLFLATFFPTWEGGAGVYDFVGEFMKATVDLADLVGLHLVMSRNAGKGEYKIMVAATGWATAELVMSRCIPLWVGARGIEFDWKYIQMSIDSNISLVHYIVMAALVWMFTRYDLPKHHRLPVTFLLGLSVYKAFLMESLGHLFRLGSWTALLVKALLTGLLSLSSLTLFVTLVHSN, encoded by the exons ATGACGCTCTTTCATTTTGGAAACTGCTTTGCTCTGGCTTACTTCCCTTACTTTATCACTTACAAGTGTAGTGGACT GTCGGAATACAATGCCTTCTGGAGATGTGTGCAAGCCGGGGCTACCTACCTCTTTGTGCAGCTATGCAAG ATGTTGTTTTTAGCCACTTTTTTTCCCACATGGGAAGGAGGAGCTGGGGTGTATGATTTTGTTGGG GAGTTCATGAAGGCCACAGTGGACCTGGCGGACTTGGTGGGCCTCCACCTCGTGATGTCAAGAAATGCTGGCAAAGGCGAATACAAGATCATGGTGGCAGCCACGGGCTGGGCCACAGCAGAACTCGTCATGTCCCG GTGTATTCCTCTCTGGGTCGGGGCCCGTGGGATTGAGTTTGACTGGAAGTACATCCAGATGAGCATTGACTCTAACATCAGCCTG GTTCATTACATCGTTATGGCCGCACTGGTCTGGATGTTTACCAGGTACGATCTTCCGAAACACCACAGGCTGCCGGTGACCTTCCTGCTGGGACTCAGTGTCTACAAAGCTTTCCTGATGGA GTCCCTCGGTCATCTTTTCCGCCTTGGCAGCTGGACCGCTCTCTTGGTGAAAGCCTTGCTCACCGGCCTCCTGTCCCTcagctccctcactctcttcgTGACGCTCGTCCACAGCAACTGA
- the TMEM147 gene encoding transmembrane protein 147 isoform X2, which produces MLFLATFFPTWEGGAGVYDFVGEFMKATVDLADLVGLHLVMSRNAGKGEYKIMVAATGWATAELVMSRCIPLWVGARGIEFDWKYIQMSIDSNISLVHYIVMAALVWMFTRYDLPKHHRLPVTFLLGLSVYKAFLMESLGHLFRLGSWTALLVKALLTGLLSLSSLTLFVTLVHSN; this is translated from the exons ATGTTGTTTTTAGCCACTTTTTTTCCCACATGGGAAGGAGGAGCTGGGGTGTATGATTTTGTTGGG GAGTTCATGAAGGCCACAGTGGACCTGGCGGACTTGGTGGGCCTCCACCTCGTGATGTCAAGAAATGCTGGCAAAGGCGAATACAAGATCATGGTGGCAGCCACGGGCTGGGCCACAGCAGAACTCGTCATGTCCCG GTGTATTCCTCTCTGGGTCGGGGCCCGTGGGATTGAGTTTGACTGGAAGTACATCCAGATGAGCATTGACTCTAACATCAGCCTG GTTCATTACATCGTTATGGCCGCACTGGTCTGGATGTTTACCAGGTACGATCTTCCGAAACACCACAGGCTGCCGGTGACCTTCCTGCTGGGACTCAGTGTCTACAAAGCTTTCCTGATGGA GTCCCTCGGTCATCTTTTCCGCCTTGGCAGCTGGACCGCTCTCTTGGTGAAAGCCTTGCTCACCGGCCTCCTGTCCCTcagctccctcactctcttcgTGACGCTCGTCCACAGCAACTGA